From the Micromonospora echinospora genome, the window ACGAAACCGAAGACCGCGTCCGGCGGGACCGGCGTGCAGCAGCGGGCCAGCTTGATCCAGACGTCGCTGACGCCCCGGACCACCACACCCGGGTCGTGGCTGGACGCGCGGCTGCGGGGCGGACGGGTCGCCACCGCCGTCTCGGCGATGTCCTCGACCGCGCCCTCCTCGCCGCCGTACGTGGCCATCAGCTTCTGCACCACGGACTGCGCGGAGACCTGGCTGTCCCCCACTGCGGCGTAGAGCGAGGCCACGTCGGCCAGGTGCAGGTCCCGGGCGATGGTCATCAGCGCGTCCGAGGTGAGCATCCGCTGCAACGGCATGCCCTGCTTGCGCATCGCCTTGACGATCGCGTCCTTGCCGGCCTCGATCGCCTCCTCGCGCCGCTCCTTGTTGAAGTACTGCCGGATCTTCGTCCGCGCCCGGGGGCTCTTGACGAAGCCGAGCCAGTCCTGCGTCGGGCCGGCCGTGTCGGACTTCGACGTGAAGATCTCGATGACGTCGCCGTTGGAGAGCGTCGACTCCAGCGGCACCAGCTTGCCGTTGACCCGTGCCCCGATGCACTTGTGCCCCACCACGGTGTGCACCGCGTACGCGAAGTCCACCGGCGTCGAGCCGGTCGGCAGCGGGATGACGTCGCCCTTCGGGGTGAAGACGTACACCTCCTGGCTGGACAGGTCGAACCGCAGCGCGTCCAGGAACTCGCTCGGGTCCGCCGCCTCCCGCTGCCAGTCCAGCAGCTGCCGCAGCCAGGTCATCTCGTCGATGTGCGCCGGTGGGCCGACGATCTGGGTGCCCTTGTGCTCCTTGTACTTCCAGTGCGCCGCGATACCGAACTCGGCGGTGCGGTGCATGGCGTACGTGCGGATCTGCATCTCGACCGGCTTGCCGGTCGGCCCGATGACCGTCGTGTGCAACGACTGGTACATGTTGAACTTGGGCATCGCGATGTAGTCCTTGAACCGGCCCGGCACCGGCTGCCAGTTCGCGTGGATCACGCCCAGCGCGGCGTAGCAGTCCCGCACCGTGTCGACCAGGATCCGCACCCCGACCAGGTCGTAGATGTCGTTGAAGTCCCGACCCCGCACGATCATCTTCTGGTAGATCGAGTAGAGGTGCTTCGGCCGGCCGGTGACCTCGGCCTTGATCTTCGCGACCTTCAGGTCGGTCTGCACCTTCTGGGTCACCTGGCGCAGCAGCGCCTCGCGCTGCGGCTGGTGCTCCCCGATCAGGCGGTTGATCTCCTCGAACCGCTTCGGGAAGAGCGTGCCGAAGGCCAGGTCCTCCAGCTCCCACTTGATGGTGTTCATACCCAGCCGGTGGGCCAGCGGGGCCAGGATCTCCAGCGTCTCCTTGGCCTTCTGCTCCTGCTTGGGGCGGGGCAGGAAGGTGAGGGTACGCATGTTGTGCAGCCGGTCGGCGAGCTTGATGACCAGCACCCGCGGGTCCTTCGCCATGGCGACCACCATCTTGCGGATGGTCTCCGCCTTGGCGGCGTCGCCCAGCTTGACCTTGTCGAGCTTCGTCACCCCGTCGACCAGGAGCGCGACCTCGCCGCCGAAGTCGGCCCGCATCTGGTCGAGGGTGTACTCGGTGTCCTCGATGGTGTCATGCAGCAGCGCCGCCACCAGGGTGGTGGTGTCCATGCCGAGGTTGGCCAGGATGGTGGCGACCGCGAGCGGGTGGGTGATGTACGGGTCGCCGGACTTGCGGTACTGCCCGGAGTGCCAGCGGGCGGCCATGTCGAAGGCGCGCTGGAGCAGCCGGGCGTCGGCCTTGGGGTGGTTCTCCCGGTGGGTGGAGATCAGCGGCTCCAGCACCTCGCTGACCTGGGAGGTCTGCCAGGGCGCGTTGAACCGGGCCAGCCGGGCCCGGACCCGCCGGCCGGTGGGCGCGTTGGCCAGGGCGAACCCGCCGCCCGACGTGAGGTCGGACGGGTCGTCGGCCACGAGCGAACCGGCCACGGGGGCCGTTCCGTCGCCGCCCAGCGGCACCGGCAGCCCGGCCCCGCCGGTGCCGGCCGGGGGACTGCCGTCGGGAAGCCGCGTCAGGCCAATCCCGGTCTGGTCGGTCGCCGAGCTGTCCGCGTCGCCTGTCGGATGCACCGTGCCCTCCACCGGAGGAACGACATCGTAGGACACCGGCCTCCTCACCCTTCGCCGGAAAGAGCCGACCGTAGCCGGTCGCCCGAGTACGCCGCCCGGCGGGTAACCCTCCGGTCAGCAAAGGGCAATGCTACCCGCCGGGGACCTGGTGTGCCGCTCCGCCGGACGGCCCGCGCCGGGTCCGTCCGACGGCCGTCGGATCAAACAGTCAGCAGGGCATGGACCGGACGCGGCGCCAATCGTTGCCGGCCGCCGAGGAAGGCCAGTTCCATCAGGACGGTGAACCCGGACACCGTGCCACCGGCCCGCTCCACCAGGTCGAGGGTGGCCCCGGCGGTGCCCCCGGTGGCGAGGACGTCGTCGACCACCAGGACGCGGTGTCCGGCGGTGAACGCGTCCTGGTGCACCTCCAGGGTCGCCTCGCCGTACTCCAGCGCGTACGAGGCCGAATGGGTGGCCCGGGGCAGCTTCCCGGCCTTGCGTACCGGCACGACCCCGACGCCGGTGGCGTACGCGATGGCGGCGGCGACCACGAACCCGCGTGCCTCGATGCCGGCCACCACGTCGAAGGAGTCCCGCCCGTGGTGGGCCACGATCCCGTCGACGACCTCCCGGAACACCGCACCGTCGGCGAAGAGCGGCATCAGGTCCTTGAACACGATCCCGGGCTTCGGGAAGTCCGGTACGTCGAGTACCCGGCCGGCCACCAGTTCGGCGACGGCGGGACCGCTGTCCCCGCGTACCCCGGTGTGGGTCTGCGTCACGTTTGCCCCCTTCAACGACACGGCGTCCTTCAATGCTGCCCGCACAGCATGAAGGACGCCGTAACGTCGCCAGTCGGCGGGTGGGGCGCGTCACGCCCCACCCGGTGGATCAGCGGCGCTTGCCGCCGGGTCGGTTGCCCCCGCCGCCCGCGGGACGGCCGCCCCGCGCGCCGGTGGGCCGCTTGCCGGTCGGACGGGCGCCGACCTTCGGCGCCGCGCCGGCCAGCGCCGCGGCCTCCGGGTCGATCGGCTCGTCGCCGCCCTCGGTGGACTTCGGGGTCCCCTTCGGGGTGACCTCGCCCCGGGCGATCGCACCGCGCCGGGCCAGGATCCGCTTGTTGTGCGCCTGGATGCGGGGCTCCTGGTTCTTCAGCACCACCAGCAGCGGGGTGGCCACCAGGATCGAGGTCAGGAAGGCCACCGCCATACCGACGAAGAGCACCAGGCCGAGGTCCTTCAGGGTGCCCGCGCCGAGCAGGCCGGCACCGATGAAGAGCAGACCGCCGACGGGCAGCAGCGCGACCACCGAGGTGTTCAGCGACCGCATCAGGCTCTGGTTGACCGCCAGGTTGGCGGCCTCGCCGTACGTCTGGTTGTTGTTGGCGGTGATCCCCCGGACGTTCTCCTGCACCTTGTCGAAGACGACCACGACGTCGTACAGCGCGAAGCCGAGGATGGTGAGGAAGCCGATCACCGTCGAGGGGGTCACCTCGAAGCCGATCGCCGAGTAGATACCGGAGGTGAGCACCAGGTTGAGGAAGAGCGAGCCGACCGCGGCGGCGGCCATCCGCCACTCGAAGCGCAGGACCAGGTAGACCGTCACCAGCGCGACGAAGATGACCAGACCGAGGACGGCCCGCGAGGTGACCTGGCTGCCCCAGGCCGAGCTGACCCGGTTGGCGCTGATCTGGTCGGCGTTGAGGCCGAACTCCTCGGCCAACGCGACCTTGACCGCCTCGGCCTCCTGGGCGTCCAGCTCCGAGGTGCGCATCTCGTAGAAGTTGCCGCTCGGGCCCCCGACCTCCTGCGCGGTGACCAGCTCGGCGCCGCCGCCGGCGCTGGCGAGCGCCTCCTCGGTGACCGTCTCGGTCCGCTCCAGGGTGCCGACGCTCGCCGGCACCTGGAACGAGTTGCCGCCGCTGAACTCGATGCCGAGCTTGAAGCCGCTCACCAGGAAGCTGAGGATCGCGAGCAGGACGAGCGCCCCGGCCACGCCGAACCAGAGCTTGCGGCGACCGACGACGTCGAGACCGGCCTCGCCCCGGTACAGCCGGGTCGCCAGACCACTACGAGCCATCTCAGGCCTCCTTGACGCGCGGGTTGCGGGTGGTCGGCTGCTCGTCACCCTTGGCCGGGAGCACCCGGCCGAGGCCGCTCACCCGGGGCGACAGGAAGGCCCGGGTGCGGGCGAACATCGCCATGATCGGGTGCCGGAAGAGGAAGACCACCACCAGGTCGAGGACGGTGGCCAGACCCAGGGCGAAGGCGAAGCCCTTCACCGCGCCGACCGAGACGATGTAGAGCACCACGGCGGACAGGATGGTGATCGCGTTCGCCGAGATGATCGTCCGGCGGGCCCTGGTCCAGGCGCGGGGCACCGCGCTGCGTGGGCTGCGCCCCTCGCGGATCTCGTCCTTGAGCCGCTCGAAGTAGATGACGAAGGAGTCCGCCGCCACACCGAGCGAGACGATCATGCCGGCGATGCCGGCGAGGGTCAGCGTGAAGCCGATCTGCCGGCCGAGGAAGACCAGCGCGCCGAAGACCAGCAGCGCCGACAGCACCAGGCTCAGGAAGATCACCGAGCCGAGCAGGCGGTAGTAGAAGAACGCGTAGACGATGACCAGCAGCATGCCGATGCCGGCGGCGAGCAGACCGGCCCGCAGGTGGCTCTCGCCCAGGGTGGCGGAGACGTTCTGCTGCTCCTGCGGCTCGAAGGTCACCGGCAGGGCGCCGTAGCGGAGCTGGCTGGCCAGGTCGCTGGCGGTGCGGTTGTTGAAGCTGCCGGTGATCTGCGAGTCACCGGTGAGCACGCCCTGGATCTCCGGGGAGGAGATCACCTTGTTGTCGAGCACCACGGCCACCCGGCACTTGCCGTCCTGGCCGAGCGCGGTGGCGTCGCAGGCCTGGCCCTCGTTGTTGAAGGCCTCCCGGGTCAGCGCGGTCCACTTCCCCTGGCCGTCGCCAGAGAAGTTGAGGCTGACCACCCACTGGCCGGTCTGGTCGAGAGCCGGGTCGGCGTCCTCGACGTCGGTGCCCTGCACCTTGGCGATGTCGAGGAGGTACTTGGCGCCGCTCTCACAGGCCACCGCCGGCTGCTTCGGGTCGCTGATCGAGCCGGCCGGCCGCTTGTCGAGCTGCTCGCAGGTGATCGTCGGCACGTTGAACTGCACGGTCGCCGGGAGCACCGCGACCTCGCGCGGGGTCAGGGTGCCGAACGGCTTGAGCCGCTCGGCGAGCGTCGGGTCGGCGCTGACGTTGGCCGGGGCCTGGAGGCCGTTGGCGGCCTGCCACGCGGCGGCCCCGACCTTCTGCTCGACGGCCTTGCGCTGCTCCTCGACGCCCTGCGGCACCGGCTCGGCGCTGGCGCTCGGCGCGGGGGCGCTGGCCGACGCGCTCGGAGCCGGGCTGGCGCTGGCCGACGGGGCCGGTGCGCCGCCGCCCTGACCGCCGGCGCTCGGCGAGGCGGAGACCTGCGGCGCGGCGCTGCCCGACGGGGCGGGAGCGGCACTACCGGAGGGAGCCGGGGCAGGGCTGCCCGACGGGGCCGGGGTGGCCGGCGGCGGGGTGGCGGCGGCGCCGCTGCCGTCGGCGACCTTGAGCACCTTGCGGAACCGCAGCTCGGCCGCGCTGCCCACCTCGGTCAGGTCCCGGTTCTCACCGGGCAGCGAGATGACGATGTTCCGGTCGCCCTCGGTGACCACCTCGGCCTCGGCGACACCGAGCGCGTTGACCCGGTTGTCGATGATGGTCCGGGCCTCCTCGAGGCTCTCCGCGCTCGGCGGACGGCCGTCGACGGTGTTGGTCGCCTCCAGCGTGAGCCGGGTGCCGCCGACCAGGTCCAGCCCGAGCTTGGGCTCGAGCCGGTCCTTCCAGCCACCGCTGGCACCGCCCGCGAAGAACACCAAAAGATAGAGGACGACGAAGATGACGCCGAGCACGGCGAGCTGCCGTCCCGGCCGCATCTGTCCCTGAGGTGGTGCCACGGTTGTCCTGTCTCCCTGCTGCGGTCGCGCCGCTGGTGGTCGGCGGCGGGGGTCAGGCCGGTGTTCCGGCCACACGTGTCGAGGGTGTACGTCGGCGCCGGCCCGGACGGGCACGAAACCGGCCCGGGGCCGTCGTACGTCCGGGTCGACACCGACGTCGACCTACTATCCACTTATTTCGATCCACGCGCTGCCCCGTGGGGCCCGCGGGTCACTCCTTGACGTCGGCGTCCTCGACGACCTGGTCGGTCGACTCGCTCCGGTCGGCCTGGCTGACCACCCGGGCGATGGCCGGGCGGGCGTACCGGGTCTGGACACCCGGGGCGACCTCGAGCAGGACGGTGTCGTCGGCGACGCCGGTGACCGTGCCGTAGAGCCCGCCGATGGTGACCACCTCGTCACCGGGACCGAGGGCGGACTGCATCGCCTCGGCCTCCTTGCGGCGCTTCTGCTGGGGGCGGATCATCATGAAGTACATGACGCCGAAGAGCAGAGCGATCATCAGGATCGGCGTCAGACCGCCGGCTCCCCCACCGCCCTCTGCTGCGTAAAGCACGGTAAAGACCTTCCCATTGGCCCCCGGCCCGACGGGGGGCGCCGGAGCGGAGGCATGTTCTCACGTCCTGTACAGACCGCGGCGAGTCTAATCCCTGCACCTGAGAACGCCGAACGCCGCACGGATCACGTTCACATCACGGCTGATCGGGCTCGGCGGAGAAGAGATCGGGCACCGGAGGGGCCGCGCTGCCAAATGTACCATTCGGTGGAGTTCGCCCCAGATGATGCCAGGCGGCCTCCGTCGCCACCCGACCCCGGGGCGTCCGGGCCAGCAGACCGGCCCGGACCAGGAACGGCTCGCAGACCTCCTCGACCGTGTCCGGCTGCTCGCCGACCGCCACCGCCAGGGTGGAGAGCCCGACCGGCCCGCCCCGGAACGAGTCGACCAGGGCGGTCAGCACCGCCCGGTCCAGCCGGTCCAGACCCAGCGCGTCCACGTCGTACACGGTCAGGGCGGCCCGGGCGGTCTCCACGGTGACCACGCCGTCGGCCCGCACCTCGGCGAAGTCCCGTACCCGGCGCAGCAGCCGGTTGGCGATCCGGGGCGTGCCCCGGGAGCGCCCGGCGATCTCGGCCGCGCCGTCGTCGGTGATCGGCACCCCGAGGATGCGCGCCGAGCGGTGCAGCAGGGTCTCCAGATCCGCCGGGGAGTAGAAGTCGAGGTGGGCGACGAACCCGAAGCGGTCCCGCATCGGCCCGGTGAGCAGGCCGGACCGGGTAGTGGCGCCGACCAAGGTGAACGGCTCCACGTCCAGCGGGATGGCGGTCGCGCCGGGACCCTTGCCGACCACCACGTCGACCCGGAAGTCCTCCATGGCGCTGTAGAGCAGTTCCTCGGCCGGCCGGGCAATCCGGTGGATCTCGTCGATGAAGAGGACGTCGCCCTCGGCGAGGCTGGTCACGATCGCCGCCAGGTCCCCGGAGCGCTCGATCGCCGGACCGCTGGTCACCCGGATGCCCGAGCCCAGCTCGGCGGCGACGATGTTGGCCAGGCTGGTCTTGCCCAGCCCGGGCGGCCCGGAGAGCAGGATGTGGTCGGGCGGGGAGCCGCGCCGCATCGCCCCCTTGAGCAGCAGGTCGAGCTGGTCGCGGACGCGGTCCTGGGCGATGAACTCGTCGAGCCGCTTCGGCCGGACGCTCACCTCCAGGTCCCGTTCCGCGTCCTGCGCGTACGCCGAGACGAGACCGCCGTCGGTCATGGCGTCCCCTCCCCCGGGGCGTCCGCGCGCACGCCGGTCACCTGGTCCGGCCCAGCAGTCGGATCGCCTGCTTGAGCAGGACCGGCACGGGCGGGGTCGGACCGTCCACGGTCTCCGCCACGGCGGCCACCGCCTGGTCGGCCTGACCGGCCGTCCAGCCCAGCCCGACCAGCGCCTGACGGACCTGTTCGGGCCAGGCGCCGCTGGTCACCCCGGCCGCCCCGTCGGGGCCGACGGCGACCGGGCCGATCCGGTCCCGCAGTTCCAGCACCAGGCGCTCGGCGCCCTTCTTGCCGATGCCCGGCACCCGGGTCAGCGCGGCGGTGTCGCCGTTGGCGATGGCCTTGCGCACCGCGTCCGGGGTGTGCACGGCCAGCACCGCTTGGGCCAGCCGGGGACCGACGCCGCTGGCGGTCTGGAGCAGCTCGAACAGCGCCTTGGCGTCGTCGTCGGCGAAGCCGTAGAGGGTCAGCGAGTCCTCCCGGACCACCAGGCTGGTGGCGAGCCGGGTCTCCTGGCCGACCCGCAGCTCGGCGAGGGTGCCGGGGGCGCACTGCACGGCCAGGCCGACCCCGCCGACCTCCACCACCGCGTGGTCCGGGCCGGTCGCGGTCACCGTGCCGCGCACGCTGGCGATCATCGTGCTCCTCCTCGTCGTACCCGGTCGGCGGCGGCGGCCAGCTTCGAGCGGGTGCCGCCGCGCCAGATGTGGCAGATGGCCAGGGCGAGCGCGTCGGCGGCGTCGGCCGGCTTCGGTGGCTCGGCCAGCCGCAGCAGGCGGGTCACCATGGCGGTCATCTGGGCCTTGTCCGCCGTTCCGGACCCGGTGATCGCGGCCTTCACCTCGCTCGGGGTGTACGTCTGCACGGGCAGGCCGGCACGTGCGCCGGCGAGCACCGCGATCCCGCTGGCCTGGGCGGTGCCCATCACGGTCCGGACGTTGTGCTGGCTGAACACCCGCTCCACGGCGACGCTCTCCGGCCGGTGCTCGGCGACCAGGTCGGTGAGCGCCCGGTCGAGCAGCAGCAGCCGGTGCGGCAGTTCGTCGTCCGGGTCGGTGCGCACGACGTGGTACGCCACCAGCGTGCAGGGCCGCCCCGGCACCCCCTCGACCACGCCGACCCCGCACCGGGTCAGCCCCGGGTCGACGCCCAGCACCCGCACGCCGCCTCCTCCCCGACCCACCGGCAGTACGTGTGTTCGACACCC encodes:
- the ruvC gene encoding crossover junction endodeoxyribonuclease RuvC — encoded protein: MRVLGVDPGLTRCGVGVVEGVPGRPCTLVAYHVVRTDPDDELPHRLLLLDRALTDLVAEHRPESVAVERVFSQHNVRTVMGTAQASGIAVLAGARAGLPVQTYTPSEVKAAITGSGTADKAQMTAMVTRLLRLAEPPKPADAADALALAICHIWRGGTRSKLAAAADRVRRGGAR
- a CDS encoding RelA/SpoT family protein, translated to MGLTRLPDGSPPAGTGGAGLPVPLGGDGTAPVAGSLVADDPSDLTSGGGFALANAPTGRRVRARLARFNAPWQTSQVSEVLEPLISTHRENHPKADARLLQRAFDMAARWHSGQYRKSGDPYITHPLAVATILANLGMDTTTLVAALLHDTIEDTEYTLDQMRADFGGEVALLVDGVTKLDKVKLGDAAKAETIRKMVVAMAKDPRVLVIKLADRLHNMRTLTFLPRPKQEQKAKETLEILAPLAHRLGMNTIKWELEDLAFGTLFPKRFEEINRLIGEHQPQREALLRQVTQKVQTDLKVAKIKAEVTGRPKHLYSIYQKMIVRGRDFNDIYDLVGVRILVDTVRDCYAALGVIHANWQPVPGRFKDYIAMPKFNMYQSLHTTVIGPTGKPVEMQIRTYAMHRTAEFGIAAHWKYKEHKGTQIVGPPAHIDEMTWLRQLLDWQREAADPSEFLDALRFDLSSQEVYVFTPKGDVIPLPTGSTPVDFAYAVHTVVGHKCIGARVNGKLVPLESTLSNGDVIEIFTSKSDTAGPTQDWLGFVKSPRARTKIRQYFNKERREEAIEAGKDAIVKAMRKQGMPLQRMLTSDALMTIARDLHLADVASLYAAVGDSQVSAQSVVQKLMATYGGEEGAVEDIAETAVATRPPRSRASSHDPGVVVRGVSDVWIKLARCCTPVPPDAVFGFVTRSGGVSVHRDDCANAEDLKEQVERVVEVSWKLTSASTFLVAIQVEALDRHKLLADVTRVLSEERVNILSATVTTTRDRVAVSRFSFEMADPKHLGHLLAAVRKVDGVFDAYRVTSGA
- the yajC gene encoding preprotein translocase subunit YajC, with the protein product MLYAAEGGGGAGGLTPILMIALLFGVMYFMMIRPQQKRRKEAEAMQSALGPGDEVVTIGGLYGTVTGVADDTVLLEVAPGVQTRYARPAIARVVSQADRSESTDQVVEDADVKE
- a CDS encoding adenine phosphoribosyltransferase, which encodes MTQTHTGVRGDSGPAVAELVAGRVLDVPDFPKPGIVFKDLMPLFADGAVFREVVDGIVAHHGRDSFDVVAGIEARGFVVAAAIAYATGVGVVPVRKAGKLPRATHSASYALEYGEATLEVHQDAFTAGHRVLVVDDVLATGGTAGATLDLVERAGGTVSGFTVLMELAFLGGRQRLAPRPVHALLTV
- the ruvA gene encoding Holliday junction branch migration protein RuvA, translating into MIASVRGTVTATGPDHAVVEVGGVGLAVQCAPGTLAELRVGQETRLATSLVVREDSLTLYGFADDDAKALFELLQTASGVGPRLAQAVLAVHTPDAVRKAIANGDTAALTRVPGIGKKGAERLVLELRDRIGPVAVGPDGAAGVTSGAWPEQVRQALVGLGWTAGQADQAVAAVAETVDGPTPPVPVLLKQAIRLLGRTR
- the secF gene encoding protein translocase subunit SecF; the protein is MARSGLATRLYRGEAGLDVVGRRKLWFGVAGALVLLAILSFLVSGFKLGIEFSGGNSFQVPASVGTLERTETVTEEALASAGGGAELVTAQEVGGPSGNFYEMRTSELDAQEAEAVKVALAEEFGLNADQISANRVSSAWGSQVTSRAVLGLVIFVALVTVYLVLRFEWRMAAAAVGSLFLNLVLTSGIYSAIGFEVTPSTVIGFLTILGFALYDVVVVFDKVQENVRGITANNNQTYGEAANLAVNQSLMRSLNTSVVALLPVGGLLFIGAGLLGAGTLKDLGLVLFVGMAVAFLTSILVATPLLVVLKNQEPRIQAHNKRILARRGAIARGEVTPKGTPKSTEGGDEPIDPEAAALAGAAPKVGARPTGKRPTGARGGRPAGGGGNRPGGKRR
- the secD gene encoding protein translocase subunit SecD; this translates as MAPPQGQMRPGRQLAVLGVIFVVLYLLVFFAGGASGGWKDRLEPKLGLDLVGGTRLTLEATNTVDGRPPSAESLEEARTIIDNRVNALGVAEAEVVTEGDRNIVISLPGENRDLTEVGSAAELRFRKVLKVADGSGAAATPPPATPAPSGSPAPAPSGSAAPAPSGSAAPQVSASPSAGGQGGGAPAPSASASPAPSASASAPAPSASAEPVPQGVEEQRKAVEQKVGAAAWQAANGLQAPANVSADPTLAERLKPFGTLTPREVAVLPATVQFNVPTITCEQLDKRPAGSISDPKQPAVACESGAKYLLDIAKVQGTDVEDADPALDQTGQWVVSLNFSGDGQGKWTALTREAFNNEGQACDATALGQDGKCRVAVVLDNKVISSPEIQGVLTGDSQITGSFNNRTASDLASQLRYGALPVTFEPQEQQNVSATLGESHLRAGLLAAGIGMLLVIVYAFFYYRLLGSVIFLSLVLSALLVFGALVFLGRQIGFTLTLAGIAGMIVSLGVAADSFVIYFERLKDEIREGRSPRSAVPRAWTRARRTIISANAITILSAVVLYIVSVGAVKGFAFALGLATVLDLVVVFLFRHPIMAMFARTRAFLSPRVSGLGRVLPAKGDEQPTTRNPRVKEA
- the ruvB gene encoding Holliday junction branch migration DNA helicase RuvB, with product MTDGGLVSAYAQDAERDLEVSVRPKRLDEFIAQDRVRDQLDLLLKGAMRRGSPPDHILLSGPPGLGKTSLANIVAAELGSGIRVTSGPAIERSGDLAAIVTSLAEGDVLFIDEIHRIARPAEELLYSAMEDFRVDVVVGKGPGATAIPLDVEPFTLVGATTRSGLLTGPMRDRFGFVAHLDFYSPADLETLLHRSARILGVPITDDGAAEIAGRSRGTPRIANRLLRRVRDFAEVRADGVVTVETARAALTVYDVDALGLDRLDRAVLTALVDSFRGGPVGLSTLAVAVGEQPDTVEEVCEPFLVRAGLLARTPRGRVATEAAWHHLGRTPPNGTFGSAAPPVPDLFSAEPDQP